A single window of Sporosarcina sp. Marseille-Q4943 DNA harbors:
- the rpmG gene encoding 50S ribosomal protein L33: MRVNITLACTECGERNYITKKNKRNNPERLEMKKYCSREKKQTLHRETK; this comes from the coding sequence ATGCGCGTAAATATTACACTTGCTTGCACAGAATGTGGAGAGCGTAATTATATTACAAAGAAAAACAAGCGTAACAATCCGGAACGTCTTGAAATGAAAAAATATTGCTCACGTGAAAAGAAACAAACTTTGCACCGTGAAACGAAATAA
- a CDS encoding Na/Pi cotransporter family protein, with protein MEVNWQEVLFQFIGGLGIFLFSIKYMGDGLQKAAGDRLRSILDRFTTNPFMGVLVGIIVTVLIQSSSGTTVITVGLVSAGFMTLRQAIGVIMGANIGTTITAFIIGLDVGAYALPIMALGAVLIFFFKKNSIKNVGEVVFGFGGLFLGLELMSAGMKPLRSLSVFHDFTVSMADHPVLGVVAGTVFTLIVQSSSATVGILQGLYAENLVSLQAALPILFGDNIGTTITAVLASIGASVAARRAAATHVLFNVVGSVIFLILLYPFTLYVEWISELLDLESKMQIAFAHGTFNVLNTVIQFPLIGAWALLVTKVIPGKDVTIEYRPKHLDPNFINQSPSVAIGQAKEEIIRMGDFAVQGMEETYEYLKTSNKRHAETAYQIEDAINNLDRKITDYLVDISAVNISPVESARHVMLMDTVRDIERIGDHFENIIELIDFREVNRVKLTEDAMGDLTEMFTLTIATVDKAVRSLDMNDIELAKEVAEQEALIDKMERKFRKNHIIRLNEGHCSAQAGMVFVDIVSNLERIGDHAVNIAEAILGKRG; from the coding sequence ATGGAAGTGAATTGGCAAGAAGTACTCTTTCAATTTATAGGAGGTCTTGGGATCTTCCTATTCTCCATAAAGTATATGGGTGATGGGTTGCAAAAAGCAGCAGGGGACAGGCTGCGCAGTATATTGGATAGGTTTACGACAAATCCGTTCATGGGTGTCCTCGTCGGAATTATCGTAACCGTGCTTATCCAGTCGAGCTCCGGAACGACTGTCATTACGGTCGGATTGGTCAGTGCCGGCTTCATGACCCTTCGCCAGGCAATCGGTGTCATTATGGGGGCAAATATCGGAACGACGATTACGGCATTCATAATTGGCCTAGATGTAGGTGCATACGCATTGCCGATCATGGCGCTCGGTGCAGTCCTTATTTTCTTCTTTAAAAAGAACTCGATTAAGAACGTGGGAGAAGTAGTCTTCGGCTTCGGAGGTTTATTCTTAGGATTGGAACTGATGAGTGCCGGTATGAAACCGCTTAGGTCACTTTCTGTCTTCCATGATTTCACAGTTTCGATGGCTGACCATCCAGTGCTCGGAGTCGTGGCAGGAACTGTTTTTACACTTATTGTCCAGAGCTCGAGTGCAACTGTTGGGATATTGCAAGGATTGTATGCGGAGAACCTTGTTTCGCTACAAGCAGCTTTACCGATCCTTTTCGGGGATAATATCGGAACGACGATTACAGCAGTTCTGGCGTCGATCGGCGCATCTGTTGCGGCGAGAAGAGCGGCAGCGACACATGTCCTCTTCAACGTTGTCGGTTCAGTCATTTTCTTAATTCTGCTATATCCGTTCACGCTCTATGTCGAATGGATTTCCGAACTACTTGATTTAGAGAGTAAAATGCAGATTGCATTCGCCCACGGTACTTTCAACGTGTTGAATACCGTTATCCAATTTCCTCTAATTGGCGCTTGGGCATTACTTGTGACGAAAGTCATTCCAGGCAAGGACGTTACAATTGAGTATAGACCGAAACATTTGGACCCGAACTTTATCAACCAGTCACCTTCAGTCGCAATTGGACAAGCGAAGGAAGAAATTATTAGGATGGGTGATTTCGCAGTCCAAGGAATGGAAGAAACGTATGAGTATTTGAAGACAAGCAACAAGAGACATGCTGAAACGGCATACCAGATTGAAGATGCCATCAATAACCTAGACAGAAAGATCACGGATTATCTTGTAGATATTTCTGCGGTCAACATTTCACCGGTCGAATCCGCAAGACACGTCATGCTGATGGATACGGTTCGGGATATCGAACGAATCGGGGACCATTTCGAGAACATTATCGAATTGATCGATTTCCGGGAAGTGAATCGTGTGAAATTGACGGAGGATGCGATGGGAGATTTGACGGAAATGTTCACGTTGACAATCGCCACTGTTGATAAGGCTGTCCGTTCACTCGATATGAATGATATTGAATTGGCAAAAGAAGTTGCTGAGCAAGAGGCCTTAATCGATAAGATGGAGCGCAAATTCAGGAAAAACCATATTATCCGTCTGAATGAGGGTCATTGTTCTGCACAAGCGGGAATGGTCTTTGTCGATATCGTCTCTAATCTGGAACGAATCGGTGATCATGCCGTAAACATTGCAGAAGCCATTTTAGGCAAACGTGGGTAA
- a CDS encoding endolytic transglycosylase MltG, producing the protein MIKDILRGVGIGCILAGGILYFTHNDEEQTNARQYKSQLDELQNELDKVKKELAVAQTLSAPKTQKTDGQDSSDDATESKPESVPTSKSVTKVILTIEAGSTSSTVADKLERAGIIGNAKELEQYLMDKGLAGRIQIGVHEVDTTMDLDTIARIITNSKNR; encoded by the coding sequence ATGATAAAAGATATATTAAGGGGAGTCGGAATAGGTTGCATCCTAGCTGGCGGAATCCTTTATTTTACGCACAACGACGAGGAGCAGACAAATGCCCGACAGTATAAATCCCAGTTGGACGAGCTCCAAAACGAATTGGATAAAGTGAAGAAAGAATTGGCTGTCGCACAAACTCTATCCGCTCCAAAGACGCAGAAAACTGACGGACAAGATTCTAGTGATGATGCGACGGAATCGAAACCAGAAAGCGTGCCAACATCAAAATCTGTCACCAAAGTAATCCTGACAATCGAAGCCGGTTCGACTTCGTCAACCGTTGCTGACAAACTTGAGCGGGCCGGGATAATCGGTAACGCGAAGGAGCTGGAGCAATACTTGATGGACAAAGGATTAGCGGGACGTATTCAAATCGGCGTGCACGAAGTAGACACGACAATGGACCTCGACACAATCGCGCGAATTATTACAAATTCGAAAAACAGATAA
- the sodA gene encoding superoxide dismutase SodA, which produces MAYKLPELPYAYDALEPHIDKETMNIHHTKHHNTYVTNVNNALEGHDDLASKSVEELISNLDAVPENIRTAVRNNGGGHANHTFFWKILSPSGGGNPTGALAEAIDNKFGSFEAFKEEFAKAAATRFGSGWAWLVSNNGELEIMSTPNQDSPLMEGKTPILGLDVWEHAYYLNYQNRRPDYVSAFWNVVNWDEVAKNFGK; this is translated from the coding sequence ATGGCTTACAAATTACCAGAACTACCATACGCATACGATGCGCTGGAGCCTCACATCGACAAAGAAACGATGAACATCCATCACACGAAACATCACAATACGTATGTGACGAACGTGAATAATGCATTGGAAGGACATGACGACTTGGCTTCCAAGTCCGTCGAAGAGCTCATTTCCAATTTGGATGCTGTTCCTGAAAACATCCGTACGGCTGTCCGCAATAATGGAGGCGGCCATGCGAACCATACGTTCTTCTGGAAAATCCTTTCACCATCTGGTGGTGGAAATCCAACTGGAGCACTCGCTGAAGCAATCGACAACAAGTTCGGCAGCTTTGAAGCATTCAAAGAGGAATTTGCAAAAGCGGCTGCAACTCGCTTCGGTTCAGGATGGGCTTGGCTCGTATCAAATAACGGCGAGCTAGAGATCATGTCAACGCCTAACCAAGATTCCCCATTGATGGAAGGTAAGACTCCAATTCTAGGGCTGGACGTTTGGGAGCATGCATACTACCTAAACTACCAAAACAGACGCCCTGATTACGTTTCTGCATTCTGGAACGTAGTGAACTGGGACGAAGTCGCTAAAAACTTCGGTAAATAA
- a CDS encoding DUF1189 family protein, with product MKFHQLFLAAFHEPKKLAAFRLLPIGRVIRYAFLFILLMTLISFTRFSVGDTDLFEASPELNEYSETIGGLIYPMAFIFQFVIATFYVFVRISIFAAIGIWIGKLMKRRVEYRFVWRTAAIAITVPLLLTIFLDFFQIWETSGIIFSSVIHIGYLIMALKFYPKAAK from the coding sequence TTGAAGTTCCATCAATTATTTCTGGCAGCGTTCCATGAACCTAAAAAACTAGCGGCATTCCGGCTGCTTCCAATCGGCCGGGTTATCCGATATGCATTCCTTTTCATATTGCTGATGACACTAATTTCATTCACTCGATTCTCAGTGGGTGATACAGACTTGTTCGAAGCCTCCCCTGAGTTGAACGAGTATAGTGAAACGATTGGTGGGCTCATTTATCCGATGGCCTTCATTTTCCAATTTGTCATCGCGACATTCTACGTTTTTGTCCGAATTAGCATCTTTGCTGCCATCGGAATATGGATTGGCAAGTTGATGAAAAGGCGTGTGGAATATCGTTTTGTTTGGCGGACTGCTGCCATCGCCATAACCGTCCCTTTATTGCTGACGATTTTTCTGGATTTCTTTCAGATTTGGGAAACTTCCGGCATCATCTTCTCGTCAGTAATCCATATCGGTTATTTAATTATGGCCCTCAAGTTTTATCCAAAAGCAGCCAAGTGA
- a CDS encoding 5-formyltetrahydrofolate cyclo-ligase, protein MSKLSKRKQMITIMKDMNHSEHASKSTRILERLYTCDEYASAQTIGVTVSRFPEVDTYQLIESAWRSGKRVAVPKCIPGTRQMDFRLITSLEDLETVYMDLKEPIVGRTTSIDKGQIDLQIVPGVIFSNEGYRIGFGGGYYDRYLTDYNGDRVSLAFDNQISQEVPIEKHDIPVNKIITEFRVIQCRILRDAK, encoded by the coding sequence ATGAGTAAATTATCAAAACGAAAACAGATGATAACGATCATGAAAGATATGAATCATTCTGAACATGCAAGTAAATCGACTAGGATTTTGGAACGACTTTATACATGTGATGAATATGCCTCGGCTCAGACGATCGGGGTTACTGTATCACGTTTTCCTGAAGTGGATACTTATCAATTGATTGAATCTGCATGGCGATCAGGGAAGCGGGTGGCCGTGCCGAAATGCATCCCAGGTACGAGGCAGATGGACTTCAGACTCATTACTTCTCTTGAGGACCTTGAAACGGTTTATATGGATTTAAAGGAACCGATTGTCGGCCGAACGACTTCAATTGATAAAGGACAGATTGACCTTCAAATCGTTCCAGGCGTCATATTTTCGAATGAAGGGTACAGGATCGGTTTTGGAGGTGGGTACTACGACCGCTATTTGACTGACTATAATGGCGACCGTGTGTCCTTGGCGTTTGACAACCAGATTTCTCAAGAAGTGCCCATTGAAAAACATGATATTCCAGTGAATAAGATTATTACTGAATTTCGAGTGATACAATGCCGGATATTACGTGATGCGAAATGA
- a CDS encoding DUF456 domain-containing protein, translated as MEIIGWIAAILMFIVAFIGLFYPIIPSVFFIVGGFLLYGLFASFDEMGWLFWVIQTLFVILLFGADTLANIVGVKKFGGSKAGMWGSTIGLLIGPFVIPVAGILIGPFLGAFLSELLVTRTGVKQSLKTGVGSIVGFFTSIAAKGAVMLLMIGIFILYVVR; from the coding sequence ATGGAAATCATTGGTTGGATTGCAGCGATACTCATGTTCATCGTTGCCTTCATCGGATTATTCTATCCAATCATCCCTTCCGTCTTTTTTATCGTGGGCGGATTTCTGTTATATGGATTGTTTGCCTCCTTTGATGAGATGGGTTGGTTATTTTGGGTGATTCAAACGTTATTTGTCATTTTACTGTTTGGTGCTGATACGCTCGCGAATATTGTCGGGGTCAAGAAGTTTGGCGGATCGAAGGCGGGGATGTGGGGAAGCACGATTGGTCTGCTTATAGGTCCTTTCGTCATTCCAGTTGCGGGTATCCTTATCGGACCTTTCCTTGGTGCATTTCTATCAGAGCTCTTAGTGACGAGGACCGGTGTGAAACAGTCATTGAAGACAGGCGTCGGGTCTATCGTGGGCTTCTTCACTTCAATAGCTGCCAAAGGTGCAGTCATGTTGCTGATGATCGGGATTTTCATACTCTATGTTGTCCGATAG
- a CDS encoding penicillin-binding protein 2 yields MKKPMRKVDQAKIRQRKHIAFRMNLLFFSIFILFSLLIFRLGYLQIVKGEDYTRLLERTEEIAVNTSVPRGRIYDRTGKVLVDNKPMNAITYTKTTSTTSKEMLEIAEALSELIHQDTKRVTIGDKRDFWILLNPDEAAAKVSDKELKEIGKDGTVSKHDIQREVTRLTRERITDEELNSFTDHELEVLAIYREMMSGYAYSPQIIKSGNVTEEEFAAVSERLSEFEGVDTTTDWDRVKFSDSTILGTMTSQIEGIPRSHLDYYLARNYSRNDRIGRSYFEQYYEELLKGQKTIVKNVKDRTGRVIETKTVREGEPGKDLVLSMDSELQESLEELLAEKLLEMKKDPRSGLLDRAFLVMMDPNNGELLALVGKRLAKDEDSGRWEVRDYAYGTFTSAYEAGSTVKVATVLAGYSEGVLSVGDKKIDEPIYIGGTNPKRSLFNQGGRVIVNDIQALGRSSNVYMFKIAMSLGNAVYRPHKALPIDIAGFDRLRNAYASFGLGVKTGIDLPGEYSGVTGTETISGKLLDFAIGQFDTYTPLQLAQYVSTVANGGYRVAPKVLKEIREPSKDGETLGAMLQETEVKVLNRINNTQKEIEQVKKGMQYTYYGPNGTAPNLFNGASYTAAGKTGTAQSSYYGDDRSKYGMASVNLTHVGFAPAENPEVAFAVVIPYASTDRGNYRTQGRAMSEIVRTSLDIYFDLKEERAQINVPETTNPKIDRRFEKDKEEDEE; encoded by the coding sequence ATGAAAAAGCCGATGCGCAAAGTTGATCAAGCGAAAATCCGACAACGGAAACATATTGCATTCAGGATGAACCTTTTATTCTTCTCCATCTTCATCCTGTTTTCCTTGCTCATTTTCAGACTTGGATACTTGCAGATCGTCAAAGGTGAAGATTATACAAGATTATTGGAAAGAACCGAGGAGATCGCGGTTAACACTAGCGTTCCGCGGGGGAGAATCTATGACCGCACTGGAAAGGTACTCGTAGATAATAAACCAATGAATGCTATCACGTATACGAAAACAACTTCAACCACTTCGAAGGAAATGCTGGAAATCGCTGAAGCCCTATCGGAATTGATTCATCAGGATACGAAAAGAGTCACGATCGGCGATAAGCGCGATTTTTGGATTTTATTGAATCCAGATGAAGCGGCTGCCAAAGTGAGCGATAAAGAGTTGAAGGAAATCGGCAAAGACGGCACCGTTTCCAAACATGACATTCAACGTGAAGTGACCAGATTGACGCGTGAAAGGATTACCGATGAGGAACTGAACTCATTCACGGACCATGAGCTTGAAGTGTTGGCCATTTATCGGGAAATGATGTCTGGATATGCCTACTCTCCCCAGATCATTAAGAGCGGAAATGTTACGGAGGAGGAATTCGCTGCCGTATCGGAGCGGTTGAGTGAATTTGAAGGAGTCGATACGACAACAGATTGGGATCGTGTGAAATTCTCGGACAGTACAATTCTGGGTACGATGACGAGCCAAATTGAAGGAATTCCTCGAAGTCATCTTGATTATTATTTGGCAAGGAATTATTCACGCAATGATCGTATTGGACGAAGCTATTTCGAACAATATTATGAAGAGTTATTGAAAGGCCAGAAAACGATCGTTAAAAACGTGAAAGATCGTACGGGCCGCGTCATCGAAACGAAAACAGTCAGGGAAGGGGAGCCTGGCAAGGATCTCGTTTTATCGATGGATAGTGAATTGCAGGAATCATTGGAGGAGCTACTTGCAGAGAAATTGCTCGAGATGAAGAAAGACCCAAGATCCGGATTGTTGGACAGGGCATTCCTCGTCATGATGGATCCAAATAACGGCGAATTGCTTGCCCTCGTTGGTAAACGATTAGCAAAAGATGAGGATTCGGGAAGATGGGAAGTGCGGGATTACGCCTATGGTACATTTACTTCCGCCTATGAAGCCGGTTCCACTGTCAAAGTGGCGACAGTTTTGGCAGGCTATAGTGAAGGCGTCTTATCAGTCGGGGACAAGAAAATCGACGAACCGATCTACATTGGCGGAACGAATCCTAAGCGGTCACTCTTCAACCAGGGCGGACGAGTGATCGTCAATGACATACAAGCGCTTGGCAGGTCTTCCAACGTTTATATGTTTAAGATTGCCATGTCACTCGGTAACGCTGTGTATAGACCACATAAGGCTCTTCCGATTGACATCGCTGGCTTCGATAGATTGCGAAACGCATACGCATCATTCGGTTTAGGGGTGAAGACAGGAATCGATTTGCCTGGTGAGTATTCAGGAGTCACAGGAACGGAAACGATTTCAGGTAAGTTGCTGGACTTTGCGATTGGACAATTCGACACGTATACTCCATTGCAACTCGCTCAATATGTATCGACAGTAGCGAACGGGGGATACAGGGTCGCCCCAAAAGTGTTGAAAGAGATTAGGGAACCGTCCAAGGACGGTGAAACGCTTGGTGCAATGTTGCAGGAAACGGAAGTGAAAGTCCTCAATCGCATCAACAATACTCAAAAAGAGATTGAGCAAGTTAAAAAAGGAATGCAATACACGTATTACGGACCGAATGGGACCGCACCAAACCTATTCAATGGAGCTTCCTATACGGCTGCGGGGAAAACCGGTACTGCTCAATCGTCCTATTACGGGGACGACAGAAGCAAATATGGGATGGCTTCTGTCAACTTGACGCATGTCGGCTTTGCTCCTGCTGAGAACCCTGAAGTAGCTTTCGCGGTTGTCATTCCATACGCTTCGACAGATCGAGGAAATTACCGTACTCAAGGCAGGGCAATGAGCGAAATCGTCAGGACTTCTTTGGATATCTATTTTGATCTGAAGGAGGAGCGGGCACAAATTAACGTTCCTGAAACGACGAATCCAAAAATAGATCGCCGGTTTGAAAAAGACAAAGAAGAGGACGAGGAATGA
- a CDS encoding YqgQ family protein, which translates to MTDFFDVLQLLKRFGIFIYTGEQKTDIEMMMSEVKELYDNGLIMKEDYMPALLILKKELRKRSE; encoded by the coding sequence ATGACTGATTTCTTCGATGTTCTGCAACTTCTTAAACGTTTCGGCATTTTTATATATACAGGGGAACAAAAAACAGATATCGAAATGATGATGTCTGAAGTGAAAGAGCTTTACGATAATGGCTTGATTATGAAAGAGGATTACATGCCAGCACTGTTAATATTGAAAAAGGAATTGAGGAAGAGGTCCGAATAA